AGCAAAGGAGGTAGAACCATTTTTCGTTCACCACTTTGTGCAACCGAAGTCCTAGCCAAACACCCAGCGGCGCAATCGGCGCAAGGATGAGCGAAATCATCAGGTTGTCGCCGCTTAACTGCCCGAGCAAAGAGTAAGGGACCAGCTTAACAAAGTTGAGGATGGTAAAGAGGACCACCATCGTCCCGACAAAAATGGTTTTATCCAATCGTTGCGGGAGCAAAAATACGTTGGCAGGTGGGCCGCCGGCGTGCACGCCAAAACTCACGAAGCCGGCAAGTACCCCCCAAAAGCTTCCTTTTACGGGATCGGGTTTTGTTACCGTACCTTCCGTTTTCTTTCGGAAAAAATTGAACGTAAACATCACAGCAACCAGGCCGATGATGATGCGGATATACCCTTCACTGAGGTAACGAAAGGTAAACGTACCGATTAATACACCGACCAGGCCTGCGGGGAGTAGTATTTTTATGTTGGTTTTATCCCACAGCTTGCGGTAATGCCAGATATTGATGACATCCATGAAGCAAAGCACGGGCAACAAAATTGCAGCAGCCTGTACAGGAGAAATAACAAGGGCCATCAAGGGCACGGATAGCACCCCGAGTCCGCCACCAAATCCACTCTTTGCAATTCCTGCGATCAGTATGGCAAGAAACGCCAGGATGTAAAACAGCGGGCCTTCTATCACGCCACCTCCTGATCCGTCCAGACAGCCAGCACATTGCCTCCCGGATCGGCAAAATGAAAGCGTCGGCCTCCGGGGAATGCAAAGGTCTCTTTGACAATTTTGCCCCCATACGCCACAATATCAGCTTCTACTGCTTCCAAGTCCGTAGCATACATGATAACGAGTGGCAAGCCGGCCCCGGCTGATGTGCCCCGCCCAAATCCACCATCTATACGCCCATCATTAAACGCGACGTAATCGGGGCCGAAGTCTTCAAATTGCCAACCAAAGACTTTGGTATAGAAATGTTTGATGCCTTCCAGATCCGGTGCTGCAAACTCTACATAATCCAGCCGCAAGTTGTGTTCAGCTTTGCTCATACCAGTGTGTTCAGGTTGACGATCTTCATGCGGTCTGGAGATTAGTCAATTCGCAGAAGACGTGCAAAAGTTTTGTGCTTGAAAACCGAATAGGAACCTGTCCCCTGAATGCCTCACACGGACATCGAAAAATAGCTACAACAAAAAAAGCCTGACCCACGAGGAATCAGGCTTATTGGCGATTTAGATCGCCTTCCACTCTTAGCGTACTCAATTTAGGTAATCAGATGCTACCTAAAACAGGGGGAAACCTCTGATTCTGCGTGGGAAAATTCCCGACACGTTACAAATCAAGCTTTTTTACTTCATCTGGATCCATCTTAAGCAGGCCCTGCTTCTTAAAGTAGATCATTGTTGTTTCAACCGTTCCATGCCGCATCCGCTCGCGCACATCGTCAACGCTTAGGCCGCTATTTAGCCACAGGAGCGCAGCTGTATGGGTAAGGCTATGGGGTGAAACGCCCGGACGCTTGATGCCGGCGTCCGTCAGATGCAGGTTAATACGGCTGCGTACTGAG
Above is a genomic segment from Bacteroidota bacterium containing:
- a CDS encoding sulfite exporter TauE/SafE family protein translates to MIEGPLFYILAFLAILIAGIAKSGFGGGLGVLSVPLMALVISPVQAAAILLPVLCFMDVINIWHYRKLWDKTNIKILLPAGLVGVLIGTFTFRYLSEGYIRIIIGLVAVMFTFNFFRKKTEGTVTKPDPVKGSFWGVLAGFVSFGVHAGGPPANVFLLPQRLDKTIFVGTMVVLFTILNFVKLVPYSLLGQLSGDNLMISLILAPIAPLGVWLGLRLHKVVNEKWFYLLCYIFLFITGVKLLWDGINAEFF
- a CDS encoding VOC family protein codes for the protein MSKAEHNLRLDYVEFAAPDLEGIKHFYTKVFGWQFEDFGPDYVAFNDGRIDGGFGRGTSAGAGLPLVIMYATDLEAVEADIVAYGGKIVKETFAFPGGRRFHFADPGGNVLAVWTDQEVA